One segment of Panicum virgatum strain AP13 chromosome 1K, P.virgatum_v5, whole genome shotgun sequence DNA contains the following:
- the LOC120702788 gene encoding PLASMODESMATA CALLOSE-BINDING PROTEIN 1-like: MLRRRGSLPAAPWLVAVALSALLLAAAARPAAGAAAWCIARSGASDKALQSALDYACGPAGGADCAPIQASGLCYLPNTLAAHASYAFNSIFQRSRAAPGACDFTGTATVTLTDPSYGSCTYPSSPSTAGQQSGAPGSTSSTPSATFKSPPGSGGLSPPDVDSTDSYAEAPPATSLSSLALSCFMYMFLQVW, translated from the exons atgctgcggcggcgcgggagcctCCCCGCGGCGCCGTGGCTCGTCGCCGTGGCGCTTTCGGCGCTgctgctcgcggcggcggcgcggccggcggcgggcgctgcGGCGTGGTGCATCGCGCGGAGCGGGGCGTCGGACAAGGCGCTGCAGTCGGCGCTGGACTACGCGTGCGGCCCCGCGGGGGGCGCCGACTGCGCGCCCATCCAGGCCAGCGGCCTCTGCTACCTGCCCAACACCCTCGCCGCGCACGCCTCCTACGCCTTCAACTCCATCTTCCAgcgctcccgcgccgcgccgggggCCTGCGACTTCACCGGCACCGCCACCGTCACGCTCACCGACCCCA gTTATGGATCATGCACCTACCCTTCATCTCCAAG CACTGCCGGGCAACAATCAGGAGCACCAGGTTCAACATCCTCAACTCCAAGCGCCACGTTTAAGTCACCACCGGGCTCTGGAGGATTGAGCCCACCTGATGTCGATTCAACAGATTCCTATGCCGAAGCTCCACCTGCCACATCCTTGTCGTCTCTTGCTCTGTCCTGTTTCATGTACATGTTCTTGCAAGTGTGGTGA